From the Saccharomonospora marina XMU15 genome, the window GTTACGTCGTGCTCGGCGTGGTGTGGGGCGGCGCGGTGGCGGGCGTCGCGTTGAAGATGCTGTGGCCGAGGGCGCCACGCTGGCTCGGCGTACCGATCTACATCGCGCTCGGTTGGGTGGCTGTGTTCGTGCTGCCCGAACTCGCCAGCTCGGCCGGAATCGCCGCGTTGGTGCTGCTGCTCGTCGGTGGGCTGTTCTACACGGTCGGCTCGGTGTTCTACGCGACCAAGTGGCCGAACTACTGGCCGACGACCTTCGGCTACCACGAGTTCTTCCACGCCTGCACGGTGCTTGCGGCCGTTTGCCATTACATCGCGATCTGGCTGGCCATCTACGCCTGACAGCCATTCGGCAGAGCGCGGACCAAGGTCAGGCCGTGGCAGGCCGTCATGACGCCCGTTCCAGCGCCGGGCTGTGCGTCACCGACCCGAAGAAGACATCGACGGCCCGCCGGGTGCGCTCGTGGCTGGACGGCATCAGGTTGAGCTGGTCGTCCGTCGTCCTACCGCTCCCTGACTGCGTAGGTCAGGTGGGTCACCCGATGCGACGGCTCCACGCGGACCGGCTCCAGGGCCACGCGGCCCGCGTCCACGCCCTCGAACAGCCGGATTCCGGAGCCGCTGCCCGCGCCATAGCAGCTATCATATTCCCATATCGGAATGTGTCAATCGAGAAGAAGTCGGGCGATCGCCAGCTGACGATCGCCACCCCCGAGCCTTGAGCACTGGCTCGGAACTACAACCTTCAATCGATGAGTTCGCCCGAAAGCAGCGAAACCGGGATAGCCGACCCCGTACGCCGGTACACTGCGCCGCCGTGGATTACGGCGCTCTCATACCCATCGTCGGCGGCTTGCTCGGGCTCACGATCGTGGTACTGGGCTTCGTCGAACACACGGTTCGGCGGCTCGCGCGGCAGACCGTGCGGATCGAGACCAAGCTCGACGCCGTGCTCGACAGCCTCGGGATCGCGGCGCCGAGGCCCGAGATCACGCGAGTCAACTCGCTGATCCTGGAAGGCAAGCGGGTTCAAGCCATCAAGGAGTACCGAAAGCACACGGGCGCCACTCTCATCGAAGCCAGGCAAGCCATCGAGGGCCTCGAACGGCGCGGGTACTCCGGTTAGCCGGCACTCGCGGAGGGCTCAGCCGAGGTCGGGGCCCTTCGACCGCAGATCATCTACTGTGGATAGCGCCTCGCGAAGTTCGGCAAGCCACGAGTCGGCGTGCTGCCCTACCAGTTTCACCGCCCATGCCAGTGCCTCCGAACGTGAGCGCGCCACTCCCGCGTCGACCAGCGTATCCAGCACCCGGCGCTCCGGCTGCCGCAACCGGGTCATCACCGGCACCGACAGCGTGGTGAACAGTTGCCTGCTGTCGCCCAGCCGGGCACCCCAGGCCACCTTGCGCCGGAAGCGATACTCGGCCTGCCTTGCGATCTCGATGCGCTGGTCCCTCGTCTCCTCCCGGAACCGGCTGATGCGCCCCTCCTCTGCCGCCGAGCGCGCCGCCTCGTCGCCGAACTCCTGAGTCAACGGTGGCAACTCACCGACCACGACGATCTCCTCGCGGTCGACGGTGATCTCTGGTTCGCCGACGAACCAGCCGTCCGGCAGCCTTCCGCTGAACCACGCGGGCACATCTTCCGCGCTGGGCACCTCGCCCTGCTGACCGCCACGCCCGCGCCAACGCTGCCCCATGATGCCTCCCGATTACATGATTACATCAATGCTTACGGTAGGCCGGGACCGCGAGATGTGACAGGGCTGTTCACTACTGGCGAATGGGTACCGACAGCGCCGCGGCCAGTCGCTGCGGTGTCGTCACCGGGCGTTCGCACACGTATCCGTGGCAGACATAGGCCGCGGCATTCCCGTCGACAAGCGGGCGGTCGGCGAGCAGCGGCACACCGCCCGCCTCTGGCGGACCCGCCAGCACCACGCCGCCGCCGTGCACCTCGCGTGCTGCCTCGACAAGCAGATCCGACCGCGCCGCCGCGTCCGGCCCCACGACAGCGACCTGGACAGGTCCCGCGAGCAGTGCCTCCGCCACGGACAGCCAGTGTCCGGCGAACCGTGGTGCCTGCGCGACGATCGTCCCGGCCCTGTCCAGCGCTCGCTCACAAGCCTGCCGGTACTCGCCTGCTCGGTCCGGACCCGCCAGCGCGGAAGCCGTGAGCAACGCCCCTGCCAGCGCGGACGCTCCCGATGGCGTGGCGTTGTCGGTGGGGTCCGACGGCCGATGCACCAGCGCCTCGGCGTCGGCGGCCGTGTCGTGGAACGCACCAGGCAACTCGTCGTCGGAGAACAGCTCCAGCGCGGTGTCCAGCAGCAGGGTCGCCTGCGTCAGCCACACCGACTCTCCACTGGCCTGGTGGACCGCGAGCAGGCCCTCGGCAAGGCATGCGTAGTCCTCGAGCACCCCTGCGGCTTCACCGACCACGCCGCCGCGAGAGCTGCGCCGCAGCCGTGCGTCCACGAGATGCCGGTCGAGCAGCAACTCGGCGGCGGAGACGGCAGCCTCCACCCAGTCGGGTCGCTCGAGCGCCACACCCGCCTCGGCGAGCGCGGTGATCGCCAGCCCGTTCCAGGCGGTGACCACCTTGTCGTCGCGCGACGGCTGCGGCCGACCGTTACGCGCTTCGAGCAACGCCGTGCTCACCCGCAACCACCTGGCCGTTTCGTCGGGGTCGCGTGGCAGTTGCAGCGTGGAGGCCCCGTGCTCGAAGGTGCCTTCCTCGGTCACCCGGAAGACCTCCGCCGCCCACGAGCCGTCCTCCGGCCCGAGCACCTCGACCAGTTGCGCGGGGGTCCACACGTAGGTGAGCCCTTCGACGCCCTCGGTGTCGGCGTCCAGCGACGCGGCGAACCCGCCCTCCTGCGTGCGCAGGTCGCGAAGCAGGAACTCCGCGGTCTCCGCGGCGACACGGGTGGCCAGCGCGGAGGAGGTGCGGCGGGCGAGATGGGCGTAGCAGCGCAGCAGCAGTGCGTTGTCGTACAACATCTTCTCGAAGTGCGGCACCACCCACGCCGCGTCCACCGAGTACCTGGCGAACCCGCCCGCGAGCTGGTCGTAGATGCCACCGCGAGCCATACCCTCCGCCGTGAGCTCCACAACGGACAGCGCTTCGGCCGATCCGGTGCGCTCGTAGTGGCGCAGCAGGAACTCCATGACCATGGCGGGCGGGAACTTGGGCGCACCACCGAAGCCGCCGTGCCCCGGATCGATCTGTCCGCGCAAAGTGGACACCGCGGTCGCGATGGCCTCCTCGTCGACAGGTCGCTGCGCCAGCGGCGCCGTCTGCTCCTGGATGTGGCTGACGATCTTCGTGGCACCCTGGCGCAGTTCGTCCGCGCGTTCCGACCACGCGCGCGCCACCGCCGTGAGCACCTGCCGAAACGACGGCATCCCGTGCCGGGGCGTCGGCGGGTAGTAGGTGCCGCAGTGGAACGGCTTGCCGTCCGGGGTGAGGAAGCACGTCATCGGCCAGCCGCCCTGCCCGGTCATCGCCTGGGTGGCGGTCATGTAGACGGCGTCGATGTCCGGCCGCTCCTCGCGGTCCACCTTGATGTTGACGAAGTGCGCGTTCATGAACGCGGCCGTCTCGTCGTCTTCGAACGACTCGTGGGCCATGACGTGACACCAGTGGCACGCGGCGTAGCCGATGGACAGCAGGATGGGCACGTCACGGCGCTTCGCCTCGTCGAGGGCCTGCGCGCTCCACGGCCACCAGTCCACCGGGTTGTCGGCGTGCTGCAGCAGGTACGGCGAGGTTGCGCTGGCTAGGCGATTCACAGCGACAGCGTCTCACACGCGCTGTCGGCTCGCCGGTCCCCGCCGCGCCGCCTGCTCGACGAGCACTGCGACCCCGTCGAGCAGCCGTTCGAGCCCGAACTCGAACGCCCTTGCCGGGTCGGCGGCCCCGTACTCCTGGCCCGCGGCGGCGCCGACCTCCGCGGCGACGGGGAACTTCTCGGCGTCGAACACCTTGGTGAGCAGCGGTTCGTACCGCCGCCACCATTCCTCGTCGGCGATTCCGGTGGCGCGCTCGGCCTGCGCATACTCCACGGCGCCGCGTGCCGCACCGTGCACGTAGTTGACCACGAGCGTCACCACCAGGTCCATTTCGATGCTGGTCAGCCCGATTCCCGCGACGGCACGCAGGTCACGGTCGTACTTGGCGATCAGGTTGGGTCCGAGCACGGGGCGCGTGGTCGCCACCTGTAGCAGCCAGGGATGGCGCAGGTAGAGCTCCCAGGTGCGCCTCGCGGCTCGCGCCAGCCGATCCCGCCAACCGCCCGGCTCCTCCTCGTCCTCGCATGCCTCGGCGTGGACCCTGTCCACCATGAGGTCGACGAGTTCCGCCTTGCTGGGTACGTAGCCGTAGAGCGACATCGCGGTGACGCCGAGGTCCGTGGCGAGCCTGCGCATCGAGACGGCTTCCAGCCCCTCGGCGTTGGCGATCGCGATGGCGGCCGCCGCGATGCGGTCGACCGTGAGCCGGGGCTTCGGGCCTCTGCGCGGTCGTTCCTGGATGCCCCAGAGCAGCTCCATGCTGCGCTTCGGGTCACCGCTTCCGCTGTAAACGCCGATCACATCGCCCATTCTGCCCCGGTTGATAACTCTATACAGCGTAGGTTATTGTCGCCGAGTTAACTCCATACGTCGTAGACAGATTGGGGGGCGGGATGGCGCTGGACGCGACGGTCGTCGCGGAGGGGCTGCGCAAGCGCTACGGCGACACGACCGCACTGGACGGATTCGACCTGCGGGTGCGCACGGGAACCGTGCACGGCCTGCTGGGACCGAACGGCGCGGGCAAGACAACGGCGGTGCGAGTACTGACCACCCTCGTGCGACCCGACTCCGGAAGAGCCAGCGTGGCGGGTTTCGACGTATCGAGCCGGCACAAGTGGGTGCGATACCGGATCGGCCTCGTCGGACAGCACGCCGCCGTCGACGAGATCCTGACCGGCAGGCAGAACCTCGAGTTGTTCGGCAGGTTGCTGCACCTTGACAGGGCGCGCGCCAGGGAGCGGGCAGGGGAACTACTGGTTCGCTTCGGGCTGGGCGAGGCGGCGGACCGGCCGCTGAAGCAGTACTCCGGCGGCATGCGCAGGCGACTCGACCTCGCGGCCAGTCTCATCCTGACGCCCCCGGTGCTGTTCCTCGACGAGCCCACCACCGGACTCGACCCGCGCGCCCGCAACGAGGTGTGGGCACGGATTCGGGAGCTGGCCTCGGCGGGCACGACGGTGTTGCTCACCACCCAGTACCTGGAGGAGGCCGACCAGCTCGCCGACGAGGTGTCCGTGGTCGACGCGGGCAAGGTCGTGGCTCAGGGCACGCCCGAGGAGCTGAAGAAACGAATCGGCACCGACCGCGTCGACATCGTCGTCCGCGACGGCGCGGATATCCCGGCGGCCACGCGGTTGCTGGCATCGATCGCGGCGGGCGACGTGGAGCTCGATACCGAGCGCAGGTGGCTCAGCGCACCGGTAGGAGACCGCATGGCGGCGTTGGCGGCACTCGTTCGCACGCTGGGCGAAGCGGGTGTCGCGGCCGAGGACATCGCACTGCGCAGGCCGACCCTGGACGAGGTGTTCCTCGAACTCACCACTGCCACCCCGAACAAGCCGACCAAGCCGACCAAGGAGATCGCATGAGCCAGGATCTCGCGCCACAACACCCCGGCGGCGTGAGCATCGCCGAACCGGCCCCGCCGCGTGGCAAGGAACGTCTGCGCTGGGCCGTAGCCGATGGGTGGGCTATCACCAAGCGTGACCTCACGCACTGGAGGAACCAGCCCGGCCAGTTCGTGGCAGGGCAACTGTTCCCTGTCATGGTGCTGTTGCTGTTCGGGCTGCTCTTCGGCGGGGCGATGGCCGTGCCCGGTGGCGGTTACTGGGAGTTTCTCGTGCCAGGCGTGCTGGCTCTGACGATGGTGTTCGGCGTCGAGGGCACGTTCACCGCCGTCAGCACGGATGTCACCCGGGGCGTCACCGACCGCTTCCGGTCGCTGCCGATGGCACCCTCGGCAGTGGTCGTCGGCCGGTGCACGGCCGACATGCTGAACGCCGTGCTGAGCCTGGCGACACTCACGGCCGTGGGACTCGCGGCGGGTTGGCGACCGCACGGCGGGCTCACCGCGACCCTCGCCGCCTTCGGGCTGCTCCTGCTGTTGCGGCTGGCGATGCTGTGGCTTGGCGTCTACCTCGGGCTCGTCCTGCGCAGCGCGGAATCGGTGATGGCGCTGCAGATCCTGGTCTGGCCCCTTGGCTTTCTCTCCAACACCTTCGTGGCTCCGGCCACTATGCCGGGTTGGCTCGGGACGATCGCGGAGTGGAACCCGCTGTCCGCGACGGTCGCCGCGACGCGGGAGTTGTTCGGCAATCCCGGTTGGACGACCGACTCCTGGCTCGCGACACATCCGGTGCTCGCCGCCGTAGCCTGGCCCGCCCTAGGAATCGCGGTGTTCTTCCCGCTTTCCGTCCGCCGCTACCGCGCTCTCAGCCACTGAGTGCGCTGGGGCCGCTGTGTCCGCTCGGTCCGAGCCTGCCCCCTGCTGCTCGGGTTCCTCGAACGAGGCGGGCACGCGCTTGAGGTGCTTGGTCATCGACCTGACCAGGAACACGACGGCGATGAAGAACAGCAGCAGGAGCAGCAGGCCGACGGGCGAGGACTTGCCGAAGTCCGCGCCCTGGCCACCGCCGTCGCCCCCCGGCTGCGCGAGCACGGCCGCACCGGACATCGCGGGAACGGCCACGAAGGCCGGAAGCGTCATGTGTTCACCTTCTCTCGGACCCCCGCGAACAGATCGTCCTCCGGCAACGTCGTGTCGACAAGGGAACGTACGAGTTCGTACTCCTCGGTGGGCCACACTTCCCGCTGCACCTCCAGCGGCACGGCGAACCAGCGGCTGTTGGGGTCGATCTGGGTGGCGTGCGCCTTGAGCGCCTCGTCTCGTACCTCGAAGTACTCCGCACAGCGTACCCGGGTGGTGACACGCTCGATGACGTCTGCCTTGTCCGGGTCCCACCGGCTGAGCCACTCACCGTACGGCGAGTCGAGCCCTCGCGAGGTCAGCGCCTGGTGGAAGGCGGTGAGCTTCGCCCTGGAGAACCCGTGCGAGTAGTAGAGCTTCAACGGCTGCCACGGCTCACCCGCCTCGGGGAACCGCTCCGGGTCCGAAGCGGCGTCGTAGGCTGCGACGGAAACCTCGTGACACCGGATGTGATCCGGATGTGGGTAACCACCGTTTTCGTCATAGGTGGTTACCACGTGTGGCCTGAACTCGCGGATCGCACGCACCAGCTCACGGATCGGCTCCTCCATCGGGATCGCGGCGAAACAGCCTTCCGGCAACGGCGGCATGGGCTCGCCCTCCGGCAGACCGGAGTCGATGAAGCCAAGCCAGCGGTGTTGCACACCGAGGATCTTGGCGGCGCGCGCCATCTCCTCCCTGCGCAGCTCCGACATGTTCGCGTGAACCTCGGGCTTGTCCATCGCGGGGTTGAGCACGCTGCCCGCCTCACCCCCGGTGCAGGTGACGACCATGACGTCGTGACCCTCAGCGACATAGCGGGCCATCGTGGCCGCACCCTTGCTCGACTCGTCGTCGGGATGCGCGTGCACCGCCATCAGCCGCAGCCGCTCTCCTGCACCGATCGTCTTGCCTTCGGACACCGCCATGACCCCTCCGGTCATCCGTCGTCGTGCGGACCCCCTGGCCCACGCCCTTAACACCTACACGGATACTCAACACACCAGACGCGCTGTTCATTCTCCCCACGACCACGACAACAGCCGACGGGAGGCCATGGTTGAGCAACGGGCAGGCCGACTCGGCACGCGGACGACCGCAGGAGGTCGCACCGGAGCCCACCGTGCCGGAGAACCGCTACGGCCGTGCTCGTCGCTCCGCGCGAATGCCGCGCGGCTGGCGGCTGTGGCTGCTCGTACTGCTGGTTCTCGGCGCGGGGGGCGCCCTCACCTACATCGCATACCGCAACCTCGGGGCCGCTCCCATCGAGGCCGAGCGAGTCGGGTTCGAGGAGCGGCCGGGCAACGCCATGGAGATCACCATCGCCGTCCGACGCGACGACCAGGACCGTCCCGGCGTGTGCATCGTGCGGGTGCGCGACATCTCCGGCGCCGAGAGCGGCAGGAGAGAGGTCTACATCCCGCCGGGCGTCGAGCGAGTCTCTACGGTGATCCGCGGCATCGACCGGCCCGTTACCGCTGACGTGTTCGGATGCGCTTACAATGTCCCGGAGTACATGTCAACCTCGTAGCGGCCAACGGGGTGAATAGAGCGCCGAACGTCCGCTCAGCGGAAAATTCGGGAACATTTGCCACGCAACGCGTGTTATCCTGACATGTCGGCACGGCCCAGGCGGGCCGTGTCTTTCCTTATATTCCAGCCACGCCAATGTGGCGGCCGGCTTGTATACCCAAGATCGGCAGGCCCTAGGAGGAGATGGTGACCGTGAGCGACACCAAGGTGACCTGGCTGACCCAGGAAGCCTACGACAGGCTCAAGAGCGAGCTCGATGAGTTGATCGAGAATCGTCCGGTCATCGCTGCGAAGATCAACGACAGCCGGGAGGAGGGCGACCTCAAGGAGAACGGTGGCTACCACGCCGCTCGTGAGGAACAGGGTCAGCAAGAAGCCCGCATCCGGCACCTGCAGGAGTTGCTTCGCACCGCGAAGGTCGGCGAGGCGCCCACGAACTCCGGCGTCGCCGAGCCGGGCATGGTCCTTACCGTGCGCTACGACGGCGACGACGACGAAGAGACTTTCCTGCTCGCGACCCGCGAGGAGGGCGGCCAGGGCCCGATGGAGGTGTACTCGCCCGATTCCCCGCTGGGGAAGGCGCTGCTCGGCGCCAGGGAGGGCGAGTCGCGCGAGTACAGCCTGCCCAACGGCAAGACCCAGAAGGTGACGCTCGTCAAGGCGGTGCCCTACAGCGGCTGATCAGCGACGTGTCCCGGTAGGTGCCCGGCGTGACGACGCCGGGCACCTACCGGCGACTATCGTGACCCGATGAGCACCGACCTGCCCATCTGCGCCACTTGCGCCATGCAGTACGAGGCTCCTCGTCCGGACTGCCCGGTTTGTCTCGACGAGCGCCAGTACGTACCGGCGGGTGGCCAGCGCTGGACCAGCCTCGCCGAACTGCGTGCGGGTGACTACACCGGCAAGCTCGCCGAACAGGGCCAAGGCATCATCGGCATCGGGACACAGCCGTCCTTCGGGATCGGGCAACGGGCGCTGCTGATCCCCACCGCCTCGGGCAACATCCTGTGGGACTGCGTCGCCTACCTCGACGACGACCTGATCGCCCAGATCGACGAACTCGGGGGCGTGTCGGCCATCGCGATCAGCCACCCGCACTACTACACGACGATGGTCGAGTGGGCGGAGGCGTTCGACGCGCCGATCCACCTGCACGCCGACGACCAGCAGTGGATCGGAAGGCCGCACGAGCGCATCCGGCTGTGGGACGGTGTCAGCCACCGCCTCGCCGAGGGGTTCACGCTGATCAACCTCGGGGTGCACTTCGCGGGCGGAACGGTGCTGCACCGTGCTGAGGGAACCGCGGGCGGCGCGGCGCTGTTCAGCGGCGACATCGTCCAGGTGATCCCCGACCGCACGCACGTCGCCTTCATGTACAGCTACCCCAACTACATTCCCGAGCGCCCTTCGGTGGTCAGGCGTGCCGCCGAGTTGCTCGAACCGCTGGAGTTCCAGGAAATCTACGGGGCGTGGTGGGACGCGGTCGTACGCGCGGACGGCAAGGAGGTTGTCCGCCGGTCCGTGCAGCGCTACCTGGAGCGAGTGGGCTGACCTCGCGCGACGCGCTCCAGCAGCGGCCGAACCCTTGGCGCAACCGGCGTGGACAGCGCGATGGACGTCGATGTCCTGCGCACCCCTGGCACGCCGACCACCTCGTCGATCACTCGCTGCAGGTCGTCGTTGGAGCGTGCGACCATCCGCACGAACAGGTCTCCCTGTCCCGTCGTCGCGTGGACCTCGCAGACCTCGTCGATCGCGGCCAGCGCACTCGACACCTCCGACCTCCGGCCCTGCGCGATCTCCAGCACCGCGAATGCGGTAAGGCCGTAGCCCATGGCTGCGAGGTCGAGTTCCGGAGGAAAGCCTTTCAGCACCCCGGCGGTGGTGAGGCGGTCCAGCCGTGCCTGCACGGTGCCGCGCGCCACCCCGAGCCTGCGCGCGCATTCGAGCACGCCCAGCCGTGGCGTGTCGGTGAGCAACAGCAGCAGGCGCCCGTCAAGCTCGTCGAGGTCCACTCGCCCTCCTGCGCAATCTGCTCAACCTGATCAACAAATAGTGGACCTCACTAGTCAGATTGTCCAGTGAAGTCCACTAGTGTTGCACAATGTGTTCGGCCAGGCGCATCCTGCCGAACATGACCAAACCCGCTCTCGACGACCTCAGCTACGACCAGTTGCGTCAACTCGTCGGCCTCGTCGACCACGACATCTCGGCCGATCCGTTTCCGGTGACGGCATTGGACGCGGTCGTGTTCACCGCGGGCAACGCCACCCAGACGGCGTGGTTCTACCAGGCCGCCTTCGGCATGGACCTCGTCGCCTATTCCGGCCCCGAAACCGGCAACCCTGACCACAAGTCGTTCGTGCTGCAGTCCGGCGCCGCTCGGTTCGTGATCAACGGCGGCGTGCGCCCCGACTCCCCGCTGCTCGACCACCATCGCAGACACGGCGACGGCGTCACCGACCTCGCGCTCGCGGTGTCCGATGTGGACAAGTGCGTTGAGCACGCGAGGGCGCAGGGCGCCACGATCCTGGTAGAACCGCACGACGTCTCCGACGCGGACGGCACCGTGCGACTCGCCGCGCTCGCGACCTACGGTGAGACCAGGCACACGCTGGTCGACCGCTCCCGCTACTTCGGCCCGTACCTGCCGGGCTACCAGGCCGGGCAGCGCACGGTCGCGCGGCCGCAGGGTGCGCCGAAGCGACTGTTCCAGGCCGTCGACCACTGCGTCGGCAATGTCGAACTCGGCAAGATGGACTACTGGGTCGACTGGTATCACCGGGTGATGGGCTTCGTGAACATGGCGGAGTTCGTCGGCGACGACATCGCCACCGAGTACTCCGCACTGATGAGCAAGGTGGTGTCCAACGGCAACCACCGGGTGAAGTTCCCGCTCAACGAGCCCGCCGTGGCCAAGAAGAAGTCGCAGATCGACGAGTACCTCGAGTTCTACGGCGGTCCGGGTTGCCAGCACATCGCGTTGGCCACCGGCGACATCGTCGCGACCGTGTCGGCCATGCGCGCCGCGGGTGTCGAGTTCCTGCACACCCCCGACTCCTACTACGACGACCCTGAGCTCGCGCGGCGCATCGGCGAGGTCCGGCTGCCGATCGAGACGCTGAAACAACACCGCATCCTCGTCGACCGCGACGAGGACGGCTACCTGCTGCAGATCTTCACCAAACCGATCGGTGACCGGCCCACGGTGTTCTTCGAGCTCATCGAACGGCACGGCTCGCTGGGCTTCGGCAAGGGCAACTTCAAGGCGCTGTTCGAAGCGATCGAGCGTGAGCAGGAGCGCAGGGGCAACCTATAAGCCGCGCCCTGGCCCGTGCGGGTCTGCGCGAGGACTCGCACGGGCCTCACGGCATCACCGTGTAGCCCGCACGCTGCAGTTGCGCCGCCACTTCCGCACAGTGCTGCGCACCCCGGGTCTCCAGCTTCAGCGCGATCTCCACCTCTCCCATCGCCAGCCTGCCCGAGATCCGGGAATGCTCGACGTCGAGCACGTTGGCCCCGAGTTCGCCGACCCGCGTCAGCACACCGGCCAGCGAACCCGGCCGGTCGGGAACGCACAGCCGCAGGCTCAGGTACCGTCCCGCAGCGGTCATACCGTGCTGGATGATCTGCAACAGCAGCAGCGGGTCCACGTTCCCACCGGAAAGCACAGCCACCACCGGCGGTTCGAACGCGCCCGCGTGCTCGAGCAGCGCGGCCACCGCCGCCGCGCCCGCGGGCTCGACCACGAGCTTTCGACGTTCCAGACACAGCAACACCGCACGCGACAGCGACTCCTCGTTCACCGTCACGATGTCGTCGACGAGCGTGGACACGTGCTGCAACGTCAACGGTCCCGGCGCCCCCACGGCGATCCCGTCCGCCATCGTCTGCATGCTCCGCAGCCGCACCGGTTCACCCGCCGCCAGGGAGGCAGGGAACGCGGCGGCGGACTCCGCCTGCACGCCCACCACGCGCACCTCGGGGCGCAACGCCTTGACCGCGCACGCCACCCCGCCGACGAGGCCACCACCGCCCGTTGCCACCAGGATCGTGGCCACGTCGGGCACCTGCTCCAGGATCTCCAGGCCGACAGTGCCCTGGCCAGCGATGATGTCGGGGTGGTCGAAGGGGTGGATGAACAGCGCACCCGTGCTGTTCGCGAACTCCTCGGCCCTGGCAAGAGTTTCCTCGAGCACCTCGCCGTGCAGCTGCACCTCGGCGCCGTAGCCGCGAGTGGCGGCCAGTTTCGGCAGCGGGGCACGCTCCGGCATGAACACCGTCGCCTTGATGCCGAGCAGCTGGGCAGCCAGCGCCACACCCTGGGCGTGGTTGCCCGCACTCGCGGCGACGACGCCGCGCGAGCGCTCCTCCTGCGAGAGTCCGTGAATGCGCGTGTAGGCGCCACGGATCTTGAAAGAGCCGGTGCGCTGCAGGTTCTCGCACTTCAGCTGCACCCCTCCGCCGACGGATTCCTCGAGGTCGCGGGCGTGCTCGACGGGGGTTGTCCGCACGACTCCCTCGAGCAGGTGCCGCGCCTTGCGGATCTGGTCCACGGTCACGAGTCGCATTCGACAGATCATGTCACTGCGCGCACAGTGACAGGACGGTTACCTGCATGCCCGGAATCACCATTGGGTATTCTTGTCACGAATTGGTATCCGAACGCGGGAGTCGTGTGGCATGGCACGGGCGAGAACGTCAGCTGGTTCACGTCCCGCGGGCATGCTTTCCCTACTGGCCGCCCTCACCTCCGCACTGGCACTGACCGGCGCCGCCGTCTACACGGTCGGGCAGGCCGCCTGCGAGCCGGGCCAGTACATCCGCCACGACAGCCACGTGGAACTCGTCGGCGGCTGCGTCGACGGTGAGCAGCTACGTAGGGCCGGTGTCGGCCAGGCACCCGGCAACGGCTCGACCGGCACCGCCGGTGCCTCACACAGCAACTACCGTCCCTGACCCTCCAGCGCGGCGCGCAGGTCGGCGAGCAGGTCGCGGGGGTCTTCGATACCCACCGAAAGCCGCACCAACTCGGCGGGGACCGCGAGCATCGAACCAGCCACGCTCGCGTGCGTCATGCGACCGGGATGCTCGATCAGCGACTCCACGCCACCCAGCGACTCCGCGAGCACGAACAGCCTGGTCCGTGCGGCCATGTCGAGCGCGGCTCGCTCGCCGTCCGCGTGGGTGAACGACACCATGCCACCGAACCTGCGCATCTGCTTGGCCGCGAGCGCGTGGCCCGGGTCGTCCGGCAGTCCCGGGTAGTAGACCCTGCTCACCTTCGGGTGCTCGGTGAGCGCCTGCGCTATGAACTCGGCGTTGTCGCAATGCCGTTCCATCCGCACGGCCAGCGTCTTCAGCCCGCGCAGTGTCAGCCACGCGTC encodes:
- a CDS encoding thioredoxin domain-containing protein, which translates into the protein MNRLASATSPYLLQHADNPVDWWPWSAQALDEAKRRDVPILLSIGYAACHWCHVMAHESFEDDETAAFMNAHFVNIKVDREERPDIDAVYMTATQAMTGQGGWPMTCFLTPDGKPFHCGTYYPPTPRHGMPSFRQVLTAVARAWSERADELRQGATKIVSHIQEQTAPLAQRPVDEEAIATAVSTLRGQIDPGHGGFGGAPKFPPAMVMEFLLRHYERTGSAEALSVVELTAEGMARGGIYDQLAGGFARYSVDAAWVVPHFEKMLYDNALLLRCYAHLARRTSSALATRVAAETAEFLLRDLRTQEGGFAASLDADTEGVEGLTYVWTPAQLVEVLGPEDGSWAAEVFRVTEEGTFEHGASTLQLPRDPDETARWLRVSTALLEARNGRPQPSRDDKVVTAWNGLAITALAEAGVALERPDWVEAAVSAAELLLDRHLVDARLRRSSRGGVVGEAAGVLEDYACLAEGLLAVHQASGESVWLTQATLLLDTALELFSDDELPGAFHDTAADAEALVHRPSDPTDNATPSGASALAGALLTASALAGPDRAGEYRQACERALDRAGTIVAQAPRFAGHWLSVAEALLAGPVQVAVVGPDAAARSDLLVEAAREVHGGGVVLAGPPEAGGVPLLADRPLVDGNAAAYVCHGYVCERPVTTPQRLAAALSVPIRQ
- the trhA gene encoding PAQR family membrane homeostasis protein TrhA; the encoded protein is MSAATDTPPVPSAAHHRPRFRGHIHFWSFFGALVSAATLIALAGSTVSATAALATSVYGITVVGVFGVSALYHRRIWSSRAYEWMKRADHSMIFLFIAGTYTPFTLLAMSQPTGYVVLGVVWGGAVAGVALKMLWPRAPRWLGVPIYIALGWVAVFVLPELASSAGIAALVLLLVGGLFYTVGSVFYATKWPNYWPTTFGYHEFFHACTVLAAVCHYIAIWLAIYA
- a CDS encoding TetR/AcrR family transcriptional regulator produces the protein MGDVIGVYSGSGDPKRSMELLWGIQERPRRGPKPRLTVDRIAAAAIAIANAEGLEAVSMRRLATDLGVTAMSLYGYVPSKAELVDLMVDRVHAEACEDEEEPGGWRDRLARAARRTWELYLRHPWLLQVATTRPVLGPNLIAKYDRDLRAVAGIGLTSIEMDLVVTLVVNYVHGAARGAVEYAQAERATGIADEEWWRRYEPLLTKVFDAEKFPVAAEVGAAAGQEYGAADPARAFEFGLERLLDGVAVLVEQAARRGPASRQRV
- a CDS encoding daunorubicin resistance protein DrrA family ABC transporter ATP-binding protein — translated: MALDATVVAEGLRKRYGDTTALDGFDLRVRTGTVHGLLGPNGAGKTTAVRVLTTLVRPDSGRASVAGFDVSSRHKWVRYRIGLVGQHAAVDEILTGRQNLELFGRLLHLDRARARERAGELLVRFGLGEAADRPLKQYSGGMRRRLDLAASLILTPPVLFLDEPTTGLDPRARNEVWARIRELASAGTTVLLTTQYLEEADQLADEVSVVDAGKVVAQGTPEELKKRIGTDRVDIVVRDGADIPAATRLLASIAAGDVELDTERRWLSAPVGDRMAALAALVRTLGEAGVAAEDIALRRPTLDEVFLELTTATPNKPTKPTKEIA
- a CDS encoding ABC transporter permease codes for the protein MSQDLAPQHPGGVSIAEPAPPRGKERLRWAVADGWAITKRDLTHWRNQPGQFVAGQLFPVMVLLLFGLLFGGAMAVPGGGYWEFLVPGVLALTMVFGVEGTFTAVSTDVTRGVTDRFRSLPMAPSAVVVGRCTADMLNAVLSLATLTAVGLAAGWRPHGGLTATLAAFGLLLLLRLAMLWLGVYLGLVLRSAESVMALQILVWPLGFLSNTFVAPATMPGWLGTIAEWNPLSATVAATRELFGNPGWTTDSWLATHPVLAAVAWPALGIAVFFPLSVRRYRALSH